CGAAGAATCGGTTCAGCAGGGTGACGACCTCGGTCGCGGGCTTGGCGGTCACGATCTGCGTCGAGCCGACGATATCGACGAAAATGACTGCGACATGGCGCTCTTCGCCGCCCAGTTGTATCTGATCGCGTTCGGCGGCGGCGGCCACCTCACGTCCGACGTGGCGGCCGAACAGGTCGCGCACACGCTCACGCTCGCGCAGCCCGTGCACCATCGCGTTGAAACCGCTCTGCAGCTCACCGAGTTCGGTTCCGTCGAACACCACTAGATCGCCTTGTAGGTTGCCCTGCTCGACGCGTCGCAGAGCTGCGCGCACCACGCGTACCGGCGTTGCGGTGAGCCAGGACAGGATCAGCATGAGGAGGAACCCGAAAACCAGCGTCGTCACCGAGGCGATCAGCACGGCAACGCCGAACTGCGTCAACGTCAGGTTCTTCAGCACCACGGCGAACAAGGCGGTCAGGCCGATACCCAGAATGGGGACGCCCGAGGTGAGCAGCCAGACCATCATGGTCCGGCCCATGATGCCCGAGAGGATTCGCCGCGGCGGCGGACCGGCGGCCAGCGCCTGTGCGGCCACCGGCCGCAACGCGAATTCGGTGAACAGATAGCAGGCGGTGGCCACCAGAATGCCGCAGACGCTCATCGTGAAGCCGATGATCGGGATGAAGATCTTGTCGTATATGCCGTAGAGCGCGGTGAACAACACCGTCGCGACACCCCACAGGGCCAGCACGACCTGCGCCACTCGCCACGGAGTCAGGAAGGCGTTGCGTTCGTCGTCGCGGGTTGGCGTCTGTTCCTTGATGGCCCAACGCAATTTCTGGATGGTGCGCCGGGTGATTCCATAGGTGCCGGCGACCACCGCGATCACCACGTAGGCCGGCACCAGCCCGAAGGTCAGCCACTTTGGGGCGTCGGTGAACACATTGGGCACCGGAAAGGCCACCGTCACCAGCAGGACATCCACGGCGACACCGAGCAGGTTCGTGCCCACCATGACGATGGTCAAGATGAACTGAATACGTATCCGGCGCAGGTACTGACTTTCAGACACCTGGCCTAACAGCCAGGAGCCGTATTCGGGTGTCTCGGGCAGCCGACCGCTCTGACGCGTGAGCATCTCCAGCGCGCGGCCCAGGCGTTGCGCGGTCGTCTTTGTCGGCTTCATCGTGGCGTAAGAATAATTGCTCGGCGCGGGCCTTTAAGGTGGATCGGATGCGACTCGTAATCGCCCAGTGCACCGTCGACTATGTCGGCCGGCTCACCGCGCACCTACCCTCTGCCCGGCGACTGCTGCTGTTAAAGGCCGATGGTTCGGTCAGCGTGCACGCCGACGACCGTGCCTATAAGCCGCTGAACTGGATGAGTCCACCGTGCCGCATCACCGAGGAGACCGGCGGTGAATTGCCGGTCTGGGTGGTGGCGAACAACAAAACCGGCGACCAGCTGCGGATCACCATCGAGGAGATCGAGCACGACTCAAGCCACGAGCTGGGTGTCGACCCCGGTCTGGTCAAAGACGGCGTCGAAGCACAACTGCAGGCGCTGCTCGCCGAGCACGTCGAATTGCTCGGCGAGGGCTACTCGTTGGTGCGCCGCGAGTACATGACCGCGATCGGCCCGGTGGATCTGCTGTGTCGCGATGAAAACGGGCGCGCGGTCGCGGTGGAGATCAAGCGGCGCGGCGAGATCGATGGTGTGGAACAGCTCACGCGATACCTCGAACTGCTCAACCGCGACAGCCTGCTCGCGCCGGTCAGTGGGGTGTTCGCCGCCCAGCAGATCAAGCCGCAGGCCCGCACGCTGGCCACCGACCGCGGTATTCGTTGCCTGACACTGGATTATGACGCGATGCGCGGCAT
The window above is part of the Mycolicibacter sp. MU0102 genome. Proteins encoded here:
- the nucS gene encoding endonuclease NucS, which produces MRLVIAQCTVDYVGRLTAHLPSARRLLLLKADGSVSVHADDRAYKPLNWMSPPCRITEETGGELPVWVVANNKTGDQLRITIEEIEHDSSHELGVDPGLVKDGVEAQLQALLAEHVELLGEGYSLVRREYMTAIGPVDLLCRDENGRAVAVEIKRRGEIDGVEQLTRYLELLNRDSLLAPVSGVFAAQQIKPQARTLATDRGIRCLTLDYDAMRGMDNDEFRLF
- a CDS encoding adenylate/guanylate cyclase domain-containing protein: MKPTKTTAQRLGRALEMLTRQSGRLPETPEYGSWLLGQVSESQYLRRIRIQFILTIVMVGTNLLGVAVDVLLVTVAFPVPNVFTDAPKWLTFGLVPAYVVIAVVAGTYGITRRTIQKLRWAIKEQTPTRDDERNAFLTPWRVAQVVLALWGVATVLFTALYGIYDKIFIPIIGFTMSVCGILVATACYLFTEFALRPVAAQALAAGPPPRRILSGIMGRTMMVWLLTSGVPILGIGLTALFAVVLKNLTLTQFGVAVLIASVTTLVFGFLLMLILSWLTATPVRVVRAALRRVEQGNLQGDLVVFDGTELGELQSGFNAMVHGLRERERVRDLFGRHVGREVAAAAERDQIQLGGEERHVAVIFVDIVGSTQIVTAKPATEVVTLLNRFFAVVVDEVDRHRGLINKFEGDATLAIFGAPNHLDQPEDEALAAARAILYRLADEVPEIRAGIGVAAGQVVAGNVGAKERFEYTVIGEPVNEAARLCELAKTQPLPVLTTAKTMYAASISEQAHWVVGDSIVLRGYEAPTVLASPL